One window from the genome of Streptomyces sp. NBC_00287 encodes:
- a CDS encoding anti-sigma factor, which translates to MSLFRRGDLHSLAAPYALDALEPGERVRFEKHLKKCDRCAAEVRTLSEDAVRLAWSTSAPPPAALRERVLAAVRTTAQEPVRAREPQLPPHVWGMQAPPARVRERRPLFVPFATATAAAALVVASLFAVQANQTQEQLDAERAQAREIAHVLAAPDARASTGQDAEGRSIGVIASASEGSAVVTLGRYDDLPGDRVHQLWVMRPDAQPRSLGLFDGDTPLVASGLDTSATSLAVTVEPDGGSPQPTTQPVVQLALKSVGFGE; encoded by the coding sequence ATGAGCCTCTTCCGCCGCGGCGATCTCCACTCCCTCGCCGCTCCCTACGCCCTCGACGCTCTGGAACCGGGGGAGCGCGTGCGCTTCGAGAAACATCTGAAGAAGTGCGACCGCTGCGCCGCCGAGGTACGGACCCTGTCCGAGGACGCGGTACGGCTGGCCTGGTCCACGTCCGCCCCGCCGCCGGCCGCGCTGCGCGAACGGGTCCTGGCCGCCGTACGGACGACTGCTCAGGAGCCCGTGCGGGCGCGGGAGCCGCAGTTGCCGCCGCATGTGTGGGGGATGCAGGCGCCGCCGGCCCGGGTGCGGGAGCGGCGGCCTCTGTTCGTGCCGTTCGCGACCGCCACGGCCGCCGCTGCGCTCGTGGTTGCCTCGCTGTTCGCCGTGCAGGCGAATCAGACGCAGGAGCAGCTGGATGCCGAGCGGGCGCAGGCGCGTGAGATCGCCCACGTTCTCGCTGCTCCCGACGCGCGCGCGAGCACCGGGCAGGACGCCGAGGGCCGGAGTATCGGAGTGATCGCTTCCGCATCGGAGGGGAGCGCGGTCGTCACCCTCGGCAGATACGACGACCTTCCGGGCGACCGCGTGCACCAACTGTGGGTCATGCGCCCCGACGCGCAACCGCGCTCCCTCGGGCTCTTCGACGGCGACACGCCCTTGGTCGCGTCCGGCCTGGACACCTCCGCAACGTCACTGGCTGTGACCGTCGAGCCGGACGGTGGCTCGCCGCAGCCCACTACTCAGCCGGTGGTCCAACTCGCCCTGAAATCGGTTGGATTCGGAGAGTAA
- a CDS encoding sigma-70 family RNA polymerase sigma factor has protein sequence MEADELLVLVAGGDQKAFEELYGIVSGPVFGLVRRVVRDPAQSEEVAQEVLLEMWRSAGRFDPGRGSALSWILTLAHRRAVDRVRSARAAGEREQREARKAHHPAFDQVSEEVEAGLEREWVRRCLDRLTALQRQSVTLAYYDGYTYREVAERLSLPLGTVKTRMRDGLTRLRECLGGAV, from the coding sequence TTGGAGGCGGACGAGCTTCTGGTGCTCGTGGCGGGTGGGGACCAGAAGGCATTCGAGGAGTTGTACGGGATCGTGTCGGGCCCGGTGTTCGGCCTTGTGCGGCGGGTCGTGCGGGACCCGGCCCAGTCGGAGGAGGTGGCGCAGGAGGTGCTGCTGGAAATGTGGCGGTCAGCGGGGCGGTTCGACCCCGGCCGGGGCAGCGCCCTGTCGTGGATCCTCACCCTCGCCCATCGCCGGGCCGTGGACCGGGTGCGCAGCGCCCGCGCGGCCGGCGAACGCGAGCAGCGCGAGGCACGCAAGGCCCATCACCCCGCCTTCGACCAGGTGTCCGAGGAGGTCGAGGCGGGCCTGGAGCGCGAGTGGGTGCGCCGCTGTCTCGACCGGCTCACCGCCCTGCAACGGCAGTCCGTCACCCTCGCCTACTACGACGGCTACACCTACCGTGAGGTCGCCGAGCGGCTCTCCCTGCCGCTGGGCACGGTCAAGACGCGGATGCGGGACGGGCTGACCCGGCTGCGCGAATGCCTGGGAGGTGCCGTATGA
- a CDS encoding DUF4331 domain-containing protein gives MTPISRSGAGRTSVATLICGALAAGGLAAAGVTALEPGAASASSHREAPLISGTPQYDNTDVYAFVSPDKPDTTTIVANWIPFEEPAGGPNFFTFAEDAQYDIHIDNNGDAQGELLYRFTFKTHTKNKKTFLYNTGPVESLDDPDLNVTQTYDIDLLRLKNQHLVSKTKVANDVPVAPSNVGKASMPDYAKLRSQAVHQLAGGASSFAGQADDPFFLDLRVFDLLYGGNLSEVGNDTLKGYNVNSIALQVPTHMITESAEQPIVGIWSTTQRKNAQGHFAQVSRLGMPLVNEVVNPIKDKDKFNASAPWNDSQFLKNVTNPELPKLIEAIYKIPAPAEPRNDLVDVFLKGVKGLNQPPHVRPAEELRLNTSIKPAAEPKRLGVLDGDNSGFPNGRRLTDDVIDASLQVVEGELVGAKNDLGDAVDKNDKEFEKAFPYVALPTEGSRGPLAKGTSGGNDVRNQLGDALSPAGSSSSSDTTLIAASAGAGAIGVVLIGSGLLWWRRMRERAY, from the coding sequence ATGACACCTATCTCCAGGAGCGGCGCGGGACGCACGAGTGTCGCGACCCTCATCTGTGGTGCGCTGGCCGCCGGGGGGCTCGCAGCCGCCGGCGTGACCGCGCTGGAACCGGGGGCGGCCTCCGCCTCCAGCCACCGGGAGGCCCCGCTGATCTCGGGGACTCCGCAGTACGACAACACGGACGTGTACGCGTTCGTCAGCCCCGACAAGCCGGACACGACGACGATCGTCGCGAACTGGATCCCCTTCGAGGAGCCGGCCGGCGGACCGAACTTCTTCACGTTCGCCGAGGACGCGCAGTACGACATCCACATCGACAACAACGGTGACGCGCAGGGTGAGCTGCTGTACCGGTTCACGTTCAAGACGCACACCAAGAACAAGAAGACGTTCCTGTACAACACCGGGCCCGTCGAGAGCCTCGACGATCCCGACCTCAACGTCACGCAGACCTACGACATCGATCTGCTGCGGCTGAAGAACCAGCACCTGGTGTCGAAGACGAAGGTCGCCAACGATGTGCCGGTGGCGCCGTCGAACGTCGGCAAGGCGTCGATGCCGGACTACGCGAAGCTCCGCTCGCAGGCTGTCCATCAACTGGCCGGTGGCGCCTCGTCGTTCGCCGGTCAGGCCGATGACCCGTTCTTCCTCGATCTGCGGGTCTTCGACCTGCTGTACGGGGGGAATCTGAGCGAGGTCGGAAACGACACGCTCAAGGGGTACAACGTCAACTCGATCGCCCTTCAGGTGCCTACGCACATGATCACGGAGTCGGCCGAGCAGCCGATCGTGGGGATCTGGTCGACCACCCAGCGGAAGAATGCGCAGGGGCACTTCGCTCAGGTCTCCCGGCTGGGGATGCCGCTCGTGAACGAGGTCGTCAATCCGATCAAGGACAAGGACAAGTTCAACGCGAGCGCGCCCTGGAACGACTCGCAGTTCCTGAAGAACGTGACCAATCCGGAGCTGCCGAAGCTCATCGAGGCGATCTACAAGATTCCGGCGCCTGCTGAGCCTCGGAACGACCTCGTCGATGTGTTCCTGAAGGGTGTGAAGGGGCTCAATCAGCCTCCGCATGTGCGGCCCGCGGAGGAGCTGCGGCTGAACACGTCCATCAAGCCGGCCGCCGAGCCGAAGCGGCTGGGTGTGCTGGACGGGGACAACTCCGGGTTTCCCAACGGGCGTCGGCTGACGGATGACGTGATCGATGCGTCGCTTCAGGTGGTCGAGGGTGAACTGGTCGGCGCCAAGAACGACTTGGGGGATGCCGTCGACAAGAACGACAAGGAGTTCGAGAAGGCGTTCCCGTATGTGGCGCTGCCGACGGAGGGGTCTCGGGGGCCGCTGGCGAAGGGGACGTCCGGGGGGAATGACGTACGGAATCAGCTCGGAGACGCGTTGTCGCCTGCCGGTTCCAGCAGTTCGTCCGACACCACGCTGATCGCGGCTTCCGCGGGTGCGGGGGCTATCGGGGTCGTTTTGATCGGGTCCGGGTTGCTCTGGTGGCGGCGGATGCGGGAGCGGGCGTACTAG
- a CDS encoding tetratricopeptide repeat protein → MAGDLEALQAHLREQPRDFGGWASLGLAYVEQARINGDPSRYPHAAQALKRSLSLEPGNDQALAGQAALAAARHDFPDALTYADRALDANPYNERALATRIDALVELGRYDDAAEAADVADARRPGVPVFTRYAYVHELRGDVKTARRVLEQALSSATSPSDVAFVATQLGQLAWNQGDYEEALAQYARALAADDTYLPALEGRARAQAASGEEGAAVKGMEAVVARSPLPGPLVVLGELYEADGQEDRARDQYALVDAWTALARANGVNADLDTALAAADHGDKAAALRAARAEWDRRRTVHTADALAWALHASGRDEEALPYARRATATGYRNAAFLYHRGMIERATGDERDAEKHLTKALRLNPGFSPLGAREARAALKDLEAGE, encoded by the coding sequence ATGGCCGGTGACCTTGAGGCGCTTCAGGCCCATCTCCGGGAGCAGCCACGGGACTTCGGCGGGTGGGCCTCTCTTGGGCTCGCCTATGTCGAGCAGGCTCGTATCAACGGTGACCCCTCGCGGTATCCGCACGCCGCGCAGGCGCTGAAGCGGTCCCTCTCGCTGGAGCCCGGTAATGATCAGGCCCTTGCCGGGCAGGCCGCGCTGGCTGCCGCCCGGCATGACTTCCCGGATGCCCTCACGTACGCGGATCGGGCCCTGGACGCCAACCCCTACAACGAGCGCGCCCTGGCCACCCGTATCGACGCCCTCGTCGAGCTCGGCCGTTACGACGATGCCGCCGAGGCCGCCGACGTCGCCGATGCGCGGCGGCCGGGCGTCCCCGTCTTCACACGGTATGCGTACGTGCACGAGCTGCGCGGTGATGTGAAGACCGCGCGGCGGGTGCTGGAGCAGGCCCTGTCCTCCGCCACCTCTCCCTCGGACGTGGCGTTCGTGGCCACGCAGCTCGGTCAACTCGCCTGGAACCAGGGCGACTACGAGGAGGCGCTCGCGCAGTACGCGCGCGCTCTCGCCGCCGACGACACCTATCTGCCCGCTCTGGAGGGCCGTGCCCGTGCGCAGGCCGCCAGTGGGGAAGAGGGCGCGGCCGTGAAGGGCATGGAGGCCGTCGTCGCGCGGTCTCCGCTCCCCGGGCCGCTCGTCGTGCTCGGGGAGTTGTACGAGGCCGACGGGCAAGAGGACCGGGCCCGCGACCAGTACGCCCTCGTCGACGCCTGGACGGCGCTCGCCCGGGCCAACGGTGTCAACGCCGACCTCGACACCGCCCTGGCGGCGGCCGACCACGGCGACAAGGCCGCCGCCCTGCGCGCGGCCCGCGCCGAGTGGGACCGTCGCCGCACCGTGCACACCGCGGACGCCCTCGCCTGGGCGCTGCACGCGAGCGGGAGGGACGAGGAGGCGCTGCCCTATGCCCGCCGGGCCACGGCCACCGGCTACCGCAATGCCGCGTTCCTCTACCACCGGGGCATGATCGAGCGCGCCACGGGCGACGAGCGGGACGCCGAGAAGCACCTCACCAAAGCCCTACGCCTCAACCCCGGCTTCTCACCACTGGGCGCCCGCGAGGCCCGTGCCGCCCTCAAGGACCTGGAGGCGGGCGAGTGA
- a CDS encoding nickel/cobalt transporter translates to MTLRRLVASGAAVLTAVGALVLAASPPASAHPLGNFTVNRYDGLVAAPGALRVDHVEDLAEIPATQAEPDIQRLGLDEWAERRCSTAARDSALTVDGRSVTLTVETSHARVGPGQAGLDTLRVECALSAPLPDGDRLALDFRAAGAESGPGWREITARGDRMTLSASDVPKESLSGELTDYPEELLSSPADTATASLSVRPGGPALADEERDAPAASVLPRGADRWTRALDSLVAREELTVGFAALALFLSVGLGALHAIAPGHGKTLMAAVATARGGQARMKDVLPLAASVTVTHTLGVIALGLLVTAGSAAAPSVIAWLGIASGALVTAAGATLVRRARHRRSHQHSHEHVRTPVLVGAHTHEHEHTHTHEHTHTHTHGGHTHTHSTAPTVRGTILLGFAGGLVPSPSAIVVLVGAAALGHAWFGLLLVVAYGVGLALTLTAAGFAVVRLGAGASRVLERRPRWAAHPLAALVRRTAPLLSAWVVVALGAGLVLKGAASAFG, encoded by the coding sequence GTGACCCTCCGTCGTCTGGTCGCCTCCGGCGCGGCCGTGCTCACGGCCGTCGGCGCGCTCGTGCTGGCCGCCTCCCCGCCCGCGAGCGCGCACCCGCTCGGCAACTTCACCGTCAACCGTTACGACGGTCTCGTCGCCGCGCCCGGCGCCCTGCGCGTGGACCATGTCGAGGACCTCGCCGAGATCCCGGCGACCCAGGCCGAGCCGGACATCCAGCGGCTGGGCCTCGACGAGTGGGCCGAGCGGCGGTGTTCAACCGCCGCCCGGGACAGCGCCCTCACCGTCGACGGCCGGAGCGTCACCCTCACCGTCGAGACCAGTCACGCGCGCGTGGGGCCCGGGCAGGCCGGGCTCGACACCCTGCGCGTGGAGTGTGCGCTCAGCGCTCCGTTGCCCGACGGCGACCGTCTGGCGCTCGACTTCCGTGCCGCCGGTGCGGAGTCCGGGCCCGGCTGGCGGGAGATCACCGCGCGCGGCGACCGGATGACGCTCAGCGCCTCCGACGTACCGAAGGAGTCGCTGTCCGGCGAGCTCACCGACTACCCGGAGGAGTTGCTCTCCTCCCCCGCCGACACCGCGACCGCCTCCCTGAGCGTGCGGCCCGGCGGCCCCGCGCTGGCCGATGAGGAGCGGGACGCGCCCGCCGCCTCCGTGCTGCCGCGTGGCGCCGACCGCTGGACGCGGGCCCTGGACTCGCTGGTGGCCCGCGAGGAGCTCACCGTCGGCTTCGCTGCCCTCGCCCTGTTCCTGTCGGTCGGCCTCGGCGCGCTGCACGCCATTGCCCCGGGCCACGGCAAGACGCTCATGGCGGCGGTGGCCACGGCCCGCGGCGGACAGGCCCGGATGAAGGACGTCCTGCCGCTCGCCGCCTCGGTGACGGTCACCCACACCCTGGGCGTGATCGCCCTGGGCCTGCTGGTCACGGCCGGCTCGGCCGCGGCGCCGTCCGTCATCGCCTGGCTGGGCATCGCCAGCGGCGCCCTGGTCACGGCGGCGGGCGCGACGCTCGTACGACGGGCCCGGCACCGAAGGAGCCACCAGCACTCCCACGAGCACGTACGCACGCCCGTCCTGGTCGGCGCGCACACGCATGAGCACGAGCACACCCACACGCATGAGCACACCCACACGCACACCCACGGCGGTCACACCCACACCCACTCCACCGCACCCACCGTGCGCGGCACGATCCTCCTCGGGTTCGCCGGAGGGCTCGTGCCCAGTCCCTCGGCCATCGTGGTCCTGGTCGGTGCCGCCGCGCTCGGGCACGCCTGGTTCGGGCTGCTGCTCGTCGTGGCGTACGGGGTCGGGCTGGCGCTCACCCTCACCGCGGCGGGGTTCGCCGTCGTACGGCTGGGGGCCGGGGCGAGCCGGGTGCTGGAGCGGCGTCCGCGCTGGGCCGCTCATCCACTGGCGGCTCTGGTCCGCCGTACCGCACCGCTGTTGTCCGCGTGGGTCGTCGTAGCTCTTGGGGCCGGATTGGTGCTCAAGGGGGCGGCATCCGCATTCGGTTGA